One stretch of Burkholderia sp. DNA includes these proteins:
- a CDS encoding MATE family efflux transporter, whose amino-acid sequence MKDLTQGAVTRHIVSMAVPIGVGAVFQSLYYLIDLYFVGCLGSDALAGVSAAGNLSLLVMALTQVLGAGTLALMAQAAGRKNEDQARGIFNQALVLSICSGLVLLLLGYALTGVYLRSTSATLVVAEQGQRYLYWFLPGMAFQFVLTAMASALRGIGVVKPTMMVQLMTVVLNIVLAPVLIVGWGTGYAMGVAGAGLASSIALAVAAPAMAWHFHQLGHYVQVRRELLRPRWADWRRLLTIGLPAGGEYTLLFLYSAATYWAIRDFGPAAQAGFGAAARLMQVLLLPALALSFATGPMVGQNLGAGMAERVRRTFGAAIWLISSIMLLACLLLLWEGETLLGRFATGGEVIEQGTHYLHIACWSFIAQGVIFTCSSVFQGLGNTRPALVSSVVRLLCFVLPVAWLSARGHFPIIAVWYLSLASIFLQALLSLWLVRQEFRLKLAPVAGLPSMQAIRR is encoded by the coding sequence ATGAAGGACCTCACCCAGGGAGCCGTCACCCGCCACATCGTCTCGATGGCCGTGCCCATCGGGGTGGGGGCCGTGTTTCAGTCGCTTTATTACCTGATAGACCTGTACTTCGTCGGCTGTCTCGGTTCTGATGCCCTGGCCGGCGTGAGCGCGGCAGGCAACTTGTCGTTGCTGGTGATGGCGCTGACCCAGGTACTCGGCGCGGGCACCTTGGCCTTGATGGCGCAGGCCGCCGGTCGCAAAAACGAGGATCAGGCCAGGGGCATCTTCAACCAGGCGCTGGTGCTGTCGATATGCAGTGGCCTTGTTTTGTTGCTGCTGGGTTATGCGCTGACGGGTGTTTACCTACGCTCCACCTCTGCCACGCTGGTGGTGGCCGAGCAGGGGCAGCGCTATCTCTACTGGTTCCTGCCCGGCATGGCCTTCCAGTTCGTCCTGACCGCGATGGCTTCGGCGCTGCGCGGCATCGGCGTTGTCAAGCCCACCATGATGGTGCAATTGATGACGGTGGTGCTCAATATCGTGCTGGCACCTGTGCTGATCGTCGGATGGGGTACGGGATACGCGATGGGCGTGGCCGGTGCCGGGCTGGCCAGCAGCATCGCGCTGGCGGTTGCCGCACCGGCCATGGCCTGGCATTTTCACCAACTAGGCCATTATGTGCAGGTTCGGCGCGAGCTGCTGCGCCCCAGATGGGCCGACTGGCGTCGCCTTCTTACTATCGGGCTGCCGGCCGGCGGCGAGTACACGCTGCTATTCCTTTATTCGGCGGCGACCTACTGGGCCATCCGCGATTTCGGTCCAGCGGCACAGGCCGGCTTCGGTGCCGCTGCGCGTCTGATGCAGGTCCTGCTGTTACCCGCCTTGGCGCTATCCTTCGCGACGGGCCCGATGGTTGGCCAAAACCTTGGGGCCGGTATGGCCGAGCGCGTGCGTCGCACCTTCGGTGCCGCGATCTGGCTGATCAGCTCGATTATGTTGCTGGCGTGCCTGCTCCTGCTGTGGGAGGGCGAAACCCTGCTCGGTCGCTTCGCCACTGGCGGAGAAGTCATCGAGCAGGGCACGCACTACCTGCACATCGCCTGTTGGAGCTTCATCGCACAGGGCGTCATCTTCACCTGTTCCAGCGTGTTCCAGGGGCTCGGAAACACGCGTCCGGCTTTAGTCAGCTCTGTCGTACGGCTGCTCTGCTTCGTTCTACCGGTGGCATGGCTATCCGCGCGTGGGCACTTTCCGATCATCGCGGTCTGGTACCTATCGCTGGCCAGCATATTCCTGCAGGCCCTATTGAGTCTATGGCTGGTGCGCCAGGAGTTTCGCCTGAAACTCGCGCCGGTCGCCGGACTGCCGTCGATGCAGGCAATCCGACGCTAG
- a CDS encoding acyltransferase domain-containing protein: MFGGQGTQYFQMGRELYRSHPVFRERMDGCDALIRAELGYSLTEVLYEAGHTSSTPFDEILYTHPALFSIGHSLGEAIRADGIEPKAVLGYSLGEYIGLVAAGCLGWEGGLRLVIRQAQVLAQHGAAGGMLSVFAELEQFWQRPDLYTGSQLAVVNFSGSFCVAGAPEAMEAIKRRLDEEQRISTLLPIRFAFHSSGIDALEQRIRGLTADLRIKPGRVPAYSCMLRRAIGTAEFADPTAYCWRVVRDSVHFEQTARRLAAEIPVPFMVDLSATGTLATFIKYARIDGVSYSHCINQFGRDLNEYKSLMQRFAV; encoded by the coding sequence ATGTTTGGCGGCCAGGGAACGCAGTATTTCCAGATGGGACGCGAGCTGTATCGGTCCCATCCCGTTTTTCGCGAACGGATGGACGGTTGCGATGCGCTAATCCGCGCGGAGCTGGGTTATTCCCTGACCGAGGTGCTCTACGAGGCTGGGCACACCTCGTCTACGCCGTTTGACGAGATCTTGTATACGCATCCCGCCCTGTTTAGCATCGGGCACAGCCTGGGCGAGGCGATCCGGGCCGATGGAATCGAGCCGAAGGCCGTGCTCGGCTATAGCCTCGGCGAATATATCGGCCTCGTGGCGGCCGGCTGCCTGGGCTGGGAGGGCGGCCTGCGCCTGGTGATCCGGCAGGCGCAGGTGCTGGCGCAGCATGGCGCGGCGGGTGGGATGCTCAGCGTGTTCGCCGAGCTCGAGCAATTCTGGCAGCGCCCCGATCTCTATACAGGATCGCAGCTGGCCGTGGTCAATTTCAGCGGCAGCTTCTGCGTGGCGGGGGCACCTGAAGCCATGGAGGCGATCAAGCGACGTCTCGACGAGGAACAGCGCATCTCGACCTTGCTACCGATTCGCTTCGCGTTCCATTCTAGCGGAATCGACGCCCTCGAGCAGCGGATCCGGGGCCTAACCGCCGACCTGCGCATCAAGCCGGGTAGGGTGCCGGCCTATTCCTGCATGTTACGGCGCGCGATCGGCACCGCCGAGTTTGCGGATCCGACCGCCTACTGCTGGCGGGTGGTTCGCGACAGCGTGCATTTCGAGCAGACAGCCCGCCGGCTTGCAGCCGAAATTCCAGTGCCATTCATGGTAGACCTGAGCGCCACTGGTACGCTGGCCACTTTCATAAAATATGCCCGCATCGACGGGGTGAGCTACAGCCACTGCATCAACCAGTTCGGCAGGGATCTCAATGAATATAAATCGCTGATGCAGCGATTCGCAGTTTAG
- the ptsP gene encoding phosphoenolpyruvate--protein phosphotransferase, producing MSFTLQGIPVSRGISIGRAYLIAPAALDVAHYLVEAQQLEAEIERLRAALLAVRGELDVLRSDLTEDTPSEVAAFIDVHSMILNDALLVQETIDLIRVRRYNAEWALTKQLDVISGHFDDIEDEYLRERKADIEQVVERVLKALAGEPSASQALGGATGGKDEMIVVAHDIAPTDMIQFKNQAFHAFVTNLGGHTSHTAIVARSLGIPALVGVQHASALIRQNDLIIVDGERGIVIVDPAPIVLEEYSYRQSEMALEQHKLQRLKFSPTQTLCGTQIDLMANIELPDDTKTAVEAGAVGVGLFRTEFLFMNDANALAEEEEQFRAYRRTVEMMNGKSVTIRTIDVGADKPREEGYETAPNPALGLRAIRWSLSAPQMFLTQVRAILRASSVGPVKILVPMLAHAQEIDQTLNLIREAKRQLDDAGLAYDPNVRVGAMIEIPAAAIALPLFLKRVDFLSIGTNDLIQYTLAIDRADNTVAHLYDPLHPAVLHLISGTLRAAKRAGVPVSVCGEMAGDPAMTRLLLGMGLTEFSMHPSQLLVVKQEILRAHLKAIEKSTADVLASYEPEDVQLALKQLAAAKPKADLAA from the coding sequence GTGTCCTTCACGCTGCAAGGAATTCCCGTTTCGAGAGGTATTTCGATCGGTCGCGCGTACCTGATCGCGCCGGCGGCGCTTGACGTTGCCCATTATCTCGTCGAAGCGCAGCAGCTCGAGGCCGAGATCGAGCGCCTGCGCGCCGCGTTGCTGGCCGTGCGCGGCGAGCTCGACGTGCTGCGCTCCGATCTCACGGAGGATACGCCGAGCGAGGTAGCGGCCTTCATCGACGTACATTCGATGATCCTCAACGACGCGTTGCTAGTGCAGGAAACCATCGACCTGATCCGGGTGCGTCGCTACAACGCCGAGTGGGCGCTGACCAAGCAGCTTGACGTGATCAGCGGCCACTTCGACGACATCGAAGACGAGTACCTGCGCGAACGCAAGGCCGACATTGAGCAGGTGGTCGAGCGCGTGCTGAAGGCGCTGGCCGGCGAGCCCTCAGCCTCACAGGCTCTAGGCGGCGCGACCGGCGGCAAGGACGAGATGATCGTGGTCGCGCACGACATCGCGCCGACCGACATGATACAGTTTAAAAACCAGGCTTTCCACGCCTTCGTCACCAACCTGGGCGGGCACACCTCGCATACCGCAATCGTCGCGCGCAGCCTCGGCATCCCGGCCTTGGTCGGAGTGCAGCACGCCAGCGCGCTAATCCGCCAGAATGACCTGATCATCGTCGATGGCGAACGGGGCATCGTGATCGTCGATCCAGCCCCAATTGTGCTCGAGGAATACTCCTACCGGCAGTCGGAGATGGCACTCGAGCAGCACAAGCTGCAGCGCCTCAAGTTCTCACCAACCCAGACTTTGTGCGGCACCCAGATCGACCTGATGGCCAATATCGAGCTGCCTGACGATACCAAGACAGCGGTAGAGGCTGGCGCGGTGGGCGTCGGCCTATTCCGCACCGAGTTCCTTTTCATGAACGACGCGAACGCGCTCGCCGAGGAGGAGGAGCAGTTCCGCGCCTACCGGCGTACGGTCGAAATGATGAACGGCAAGTCGGTGACGATCCGCACCATCGACGTAGGTGCCGACAAGCCGCGCGAGGAAGGCTACGAGACCGCGCCGAACCCGGCGCTAGGCCTGCGCGCGATCCGCTGGAGCCTATCCGCACCGCAGATGTTCCTGACCCAGGTGCGCGCGATCCTACGTGCCTCGTCGGTGGGCCCGGTCAAGATCCTGGTGCCCATGCTCGCGCACGCGCAGGAGATCGACCAAACCCTTAATCTGATCCGCGAGGCTAAGCGCCAGCTCGACGATGCGGGCCTGGCCTACGATCCGAACGTGCGCGTGGGCGCGATGATCGAGATCCCGGCTGCCGCGATTGCGCTGCCCCTGTTCCTCAAACGAGTCGACTTCCTCTCGATCGGCACCAATGACCTGATCCAGTACACGCTGGCGATCGACCGCGCCGATAATACCGTGGCGCATCTCTACGATCCACTGCATCCAGCCGTGCTGCATCTGATCTCCGGCACGCTGCGCGCGGCGAAACGTGCCGGCGTGCCGGTATCGGTATGCGGGGAGATGGCGGGCGATCCGGCGATGACGCGGCTGCTGCTCGGCATGGGGCTTACTGAATTCTCGATGCACCCGAGCCAGCTGCTGGTGGTCAAGCAGGAGATCCTGCGCGCACACCTGAAGGCGATCGAGAAGTCAACTGCTGACGTGCTTGCCTCCTACGAGCCCGAGGACGTTCAGCTCGCGCTCAAGCAACTCGCGGCAGCAAAGCCGAAGGCGGACCTGGCGGCTTAA
- a CDS encoding nuclear transport factor 2 family protein yields MSAEANKAIVTAMYEALNNRDAKGHFGHMADDVQVTYFGNHRFSRTFHGKQDLFENFTKHFMEYLEGPLDFRVGNIIATDDYAVIEGQGIGRTKDGQDYNNVYCIVMRLVEGKVTEIREYMDTDLAKRIFG; encoded by the coding sequence ACGAAGCCCTCAACAATCGCGACGCTAAGGGCCACTTCGGGCATATGGCCGACGACGTCCAGGTGACTTACTTTGGCAACCATCGTTTCTCACGGACCTTTCACGGCAAGCAGGACCTGTTCGAGAACTTCACGAAACATTTCATGGAATACCTGGAAGGGCCACTCGATTTCCGGGTCGGCAACATCATCGCGACCGATGACTATGCGGTGATCGAAGGGCAAGGTATCGGTCGGACCAAGGATGGTCAGGACTACAATAACGTCTACTGTATCGTGATGCGCTTGGTGGAAGGCAAAGTGACCGAGATCCGTGAGTACATGGATACCGACCTGGCCAAGCGGATCTTCGGTTGA
- a CDS encoding cytochrome P450 yields the protein MSAIPVHASPFLFELLTNALPDVYQSYTELRRLGGVVRDSSGVILLARHDDIVKTFADRRFTSVGRQSLASMSPALQEKMKGSRLFELLNFRDGDSHRQARRVLAGLFNPDTMEWIRVEIAAEAGVLMERWQTGEADDFVAAVTAQLPMRALAMLIGIEEVGLQDFFLRTRNFGAWLSASVFSEEGLSLVADEFVWARGWLRAQLVGKPLFDAVSDDTRENLLGDLLLVLVTGYDSSVALLGNGLATLVSVPALRDRLARDAGLSLRAAEELIRYDSPAQVAFRLALEDVTLGEHRIAKGEFVALVNGSGNRDETIYEHADQLNFDRPKQRALAFGSGPHACAGAALAKAQLTGFLDGVRPWLPHLTLDDATAPPSQHGLLRYRTHLMLRHTVV from the coding sequence ATGAGCGCTATTCCAGTGCATGCCAGTCCTTTCCTGTTCGAGCTACTCACCAATGCGCTACCTGATGTTTATCAAAGCTATACCGAACTGCGGCGGCTCGGCGGCGTGGTGCGTGATTCATCCGGCGTGATCTTGCTCGCGCGTCACGACGATATCGTCAAGACCTTTGCCGACCGCCGCTTCACCTCGGTGGGCCGCCAAAGCTTGGCCAGCATGTCACCAGCCCTGCAGGAAAAAATGAAAGGGAGTAGGTTGTTCGAGCTGCTCAATTTTCGCGATGGCGACTCGCATCGACAGGCGCGGCGTGTGTTGGCCGGCCTGTTCAATCCGGACACGATGGAGTGGATCCGCGTGGAGATTGCCGCCGAGGCCGGCGTCCTGATGGAGCGCTGGCAGACCGGCGAAGCCGACGATTTCGTCGCTGCAGTAACAGCCCAGTTGCCGATGCGCGCGCTGGCGATGCTGATCGGGATCGAGGAGGTGGGTCTGCAGGACTTCTTCCTACGCACGCGCAACTTTGGCGCTTGGCTCTCGGCCTCGGTGTTCAGCGAAGAAGGCCTCAGTCTGGTCGCCGATGAATTCGTCTGGGCGAGGGGATGGTTGCGTGCGCAACTCGTAGGCAAGCCGTTGTTCGATGCAGTTTCCGACGACACGCGTGAAAACCTGCTGGGCGATCTGCTGCTAGTACTGGTGACCGGCTATGACAGCAGCGTCGCCCTGTTGGGCAACGGGCTCGCGACGCTGGTCTCGGTGCCCGCCTTGCGTGACCGGCTAGCGAGAGATGCTGGTTTGTCGCTGCGCGCGGCGGAAGAGTTGATTCGCTATGATAGCCCGGCCCAGGTGGCGTTCCGGTTGGCGCTGGAGGATGTGACGCTCGGCGAACACCGCATCGCCAAGGGCGAATTTGTGGCCCTGGTCAACGGCTCGGGCAATCGCGACGAAACGATCTATGAACACGCGGATCAACTTAATTTCGATCGGCCAAAGCAGCGCGCACTGGCGTTCGGCTCGGGGCCGCATGCCTGCGCTGGTGCCGCCCTGGCTAAGGCTCAACTGACCGGCTTTCTCGATGGCGTGAGGCCCTGGCTGCCTCACCTGACACTGGACGACGCGACGGCACCGCCCAGTCAGCACGGCCTGCTGCGTTACCGTACACACCTGATGCTGCGCCACACGGTGGTCTGA
- a CDS encoding SDR family oxidoreductase, protein MFITGGACGLGRALAQRYARDGASVCIGDVDDAAGRQVVEALLAEGATAHYLHCDVTREPQLHEAANWLRTQWGGVDIVINNAGVAQIGGITESSLEDWQWAVDINLLGVVRGCKAFIPLLQAQGGGKLLNVASIAGLLYMPKSGGYNATKAAVIALSETLQLELHDSGIQVSVACPAYFRTDLARNMRASNAQLRQRTHNLVEQARLGSQEVAELIHAGLARGDTHILTHPATRIAWRLKRWLPYRWYLGIARKQIAKAGTAAEDAPA, encoded by the coding sequence ATGTTTATCACCGGTGGCGCTTGTGGCCTGGGCCGTGCACTGGCGCAACGCTACGCACGCGACGGTGCGAGTGTGTGCATCGGCGATGTCGACGACGCAGCGGGGCGGCAGGTCGTGGAGGCTTTACTGGCTGAAGGAGCCACCGCCCATTACCTGCATTGCGACGTGACCCGAGAGCCGCAGCTTCACGAGGCAGCGAACTGGTTACGCACGCAATGGGGCGGCGTGGATATTGTGATCAACAACGCCGGCGTGGCGCAGATCGGCGGCATCACTGAATCCTCGCTGGAAGACTGGCAATGGGCGGTGGACATCAACCTGCTCGGCGTGGTGCGCGGCTGCAAAGCCTTCATCCCTTTGCTGCAGGCGCAGGGCGGCGGCAAGCTGCTGAACGTCGCATCGATCGCGGGCCTACTCTACATGCCGAAGTCCGGCGGCTACAACGCCACTAAGGCTGCAGTGATCGCCCTGTCCGAAACGCTGCAGCTCGAGCTGCACGACAGCGGCATCCAGGTCAGCGTGGCCTGTCCTGCCTATTTCCGTACCGACCTAGCCAGAAATATGCGCGCCAGCAATGCGCAGCTCCGGCAGCGCACGCACAACCTGGTGGAGCAGGCCAGGCTCGGATCACAGGAGGTGGCCGAACTGATCCACGCCGGCCTGGCGCGGGGCGACACACACATCCTCACACATCCGGCCACGCGCATCGCGTGGCGGCTCAAACGCTGGCTGCCTTATCGCTGGTACCTGGGCATAGCACGCAAGCAGATCGCCAAGGCGGGGACCGCAGCGGAGGACGCGCCGGCTTGA